The Arthrobacter sp. NicSoilC5 genome has a window encoding:
- the thiL gene encoding thiamine-phosphate kinase, which yields MPEDLRNRVDRQPTVAGLSEADLLARIFPRLRMEGGHNSNLLLGPGDDAAIVAAPDGKTVISIDTQVQDQDFRLLWPNGYRTTGFDVGWKAAAQNLSDINAMGAHATSIVVSLTLPVDTPVRWVEDLADGLRAGIRELGAVHCSVAGGDLGRGREISVTAAVLGNLDGGRPVLRSGARPGDILALAGTVGHAAAGLALLESGVPLDSLTPAEQAFVDLQCRPRPPLEAGPAARAAGATAMLDISDGLLRDGKRLATASHVAVALDPARLTQLADLLGPAAARLGADAAPWVLGGGEDHGLLATFPAGVQLPPGFTAIGSVHALGTDEGPGVLIAGRAADTGGWDHFAH from the coding sequence GTGCCTGAAGACCTCCGTAACCGCGTTGACCGCCAGCCCACCGTGGCAGGCCTTTCCGAAGCCGACCTGCTGGCCCGGATCTTTCCGCGCCTGCGCATGGAGGGCGGCCACAACTCCAACTTGCTCCTCGGCCCGGGGGATGATGCCGCCATCGTCGCGGCTCCGGACGGGAAGACCGTCATCAGCATCGACACCCAGGTCCAGGACCAGGATTTCCGGCTCCTGTGGCCCAACGGCTACCGCACCACCGGTTTCGACGTCGGCTGGAAGGCCGCGGCGCAGAACCTTAGCGACATCAACGCCATGGGCGCGCATGCCACGTCCATCGTGGTCAGCCTCACGCTTCCCGTTGACACGCCGGTCCGCTGGGTGGAGGACCTGGCGGACGGGCTGAGGGCCGGAATCCGGGAACTCGGGGCAGTCCACTGTTCCGTGGCGGGTGGCGACCTTGGCCGGGGCCGGGAAATTTCGGTGACCGCCGCGGTCCTGGGAAACCTTGACGGCGGGCGGCCCGTCCTCAGGTCCGGCGCACGGCCCGGGGACATCCTCGCACTGGCCGGAACCGTCGGCCACGCGGCGGCGGGCCTGGCCCTGCTCGAATCGGGCGTGCCGCTGGACTCCCTTACACCCGCAGAGCAGGCCTTTGTCGACCTGCAGTGCCGTCCGCGGCCGCCGTTGGAAGCCGGCCCGGCAGCCCGCGCTGCAGGTGCAACGGCGATGCTGGACATCTCGGACGGACTCCTGCGCGACGGGAAGCGGCTGGCCACGGCCAGCCATGTCGCGGTGGCCCTCGATCCAGCGCGTCTTACCCAGTTGGCGGACCTGTTGGGCCCCGCCGCGGCGCGGCTGGGAGCAGATGCCGCACCGTGGGTCCTGGGCGGCGGGGAGGACCACGGGCTGCTGGCCACATTCCCGGCCGGCGTTCAGCTGCCACCCGGATTCACTGCGATAGGCTCGGTACATGCACTCGGCACCGACGAAGGCCCGGGTGTCCTGATAGCTGGCCGGGCCGCGGACACCGGGGGATGGGATCACTTTGCACACTAA
- a CDS encoding lysophospholipid acyltransferase family protein gives MKESAKSRATFVFIAGVVRPLMNLMMSKTWEGTEKLPAGGFIAAPNHCTEIDPLVVGHMLYNQKRAPHFLAKAGLFKVPGLGPLLRATKQVPVERSTAGANRSLQVAQEIVAEGGAIIIYPEGTLTRDPGLWPMKGHTGAARLALEGGIPVVPIAHWGAHEVFPRYGKRFHLFPRKRSRVVVGNPVDLSAFKGRPLDKATLSEATELIMDAITELLAGLRGEQPPAERWDPAKQQQAKHGRFVERGQQPGTGTEAQ, from the coding sequence GTGAAGGAATCTGCCAAGAGCAGGGCCACATTTGTGTTCATCGCCGGCGTCGTCCGGCCCCTGATGAACCTCATGATGTCCAAAACATGGGAAGGCACGGAGAAGCTTCCCGCAGGCGGCTTCATCGCCGCGCCCAACCACTGCACCGAAATCGACCCCCTGGTGGTGGGGCACATGCTCTACAACCAGAAGCGGGCCCCGCACTTCCTGGCCAAGGCCGGGCTCTTCAAGGTGCCCGGCCTGGGCCCGCTCCTGCGCGCCACCAAGCAGGTGCCGGTGGAGCGTTCGACGGCGGGAGCGAACCGGTCGCTGCAGGTGGCCCAGGAGATTGTGGCTGAGGGCGGCGCAATCATCATCTACCCGGAGGGCACTCTGACCCGCGACCCCGGGCTTTGGCCGATGAAGGGACACACTGGCGCGGCACGGCTTGCCCTCGAAGGGGGTATCCCGGTGGTGCCCATCGCCCACTGGGGTGCGCACGAGGTCTTCCCCAGGTACGGCAAGCGGTTCCACCTGTTCCCGCGGAAGCGTTCCCGCGTGGTGGTGGGCAATCCCGTGGACCTGAGCGCCTTCAAGGGCCGTCCCCTGGATAAGGCCACACTGAGCGAGGCCACGGAACTGATCATGGACGCCATCACGGAGCTCCTGGCGGGCCTGCGCGGTGAGCAGCCTCCCGCGGAACGCTGGGATCCGGCCAAGCAGCAGCAGGCCAAGCACGGGCGGTTCGTGGAACGCGGGCAGCAGCCGGGCACAGGAACGGAAGCGCAGTGA
- a CDS encoding DAK2 domain-containing protein has translation MKRWLGKAETALGNHSDRLNAINIFPVADGDTGTNLYLTVRAAARSLVLDADQPAPVDVGEVLSKAGQAAMEEARGNSGTLFSVFLCAAAEPLAGHTRLTSTLLSAALNRAQIRAWSALSDPVPGTMLSVMEAAARAAGAVDAGQDGDDSNHALGLALDAAVEGALAAVIHTEEQLDALQSARVVDAGGVGMLLILDCLRSAVMGQELQGELLDGLHGYDVSDPHIHTSMPDDDGVEVMCTISLSPLNAATLRQRLDEIGESVIMSQVGNGPDAEGNYRWRVHVHVPDAAPAAAIIRSLGEPSQITISELALPRDPDADAVNTGGHER, from the coding sequence ATGAAGAGGTGGCTGGGCAAGGCTGAAACTGCCCTGGGAAACCACAGCGACCGGCTCAACGCCATCAACATCTTCCCGGTCGCTGACGGCGATACCGGCACCAACCTCTACCTCACGGTCCGCGCTGCCGCCCGGTCGCTGGTGCTGGACGCGGACCAGCCGGCCCCTGTGGACGTCGGGGAAGTTCTTTCCAAGGCCGGGCAGGCAGCCATGGAGGAGGCCAGGGGAAATTCCGGAACCCTCTTTTCCGTCTTCCTGTGCGCAGCCGCCGAGCCACTGGCCGGGCACACCCGGCTGACGTCCACCCTCCTGTCGGCAGCCCTGAACCGTGCCCAGATCCGCGCCTGGTCTGCGCTGAGTGATCCCGTTCCGGGAACCATGCTTTCGGTGATGGAGGCGGCAGCCCGTGCGGCTGGGGCCGTCGACGCCGGCCAGGACGGCGATGACAGCAACCACGCCCTGGGCCTGGCGCTGGACGCAGCCGTGGAGGGAGCCCTGGCTGCCGTGATCCACACCGAGGAGCAGCTTGATGCACTCCAGTCTGCCCGGGTGGTGGATGCCGGTGGCGTGGGGATGCTGTTGATCCTCGACTGCCTCCGCTCAGCCGTCATGGGGCAGGAACTGCAGGGCGAGCTCCTGGACGGCCTGCACGGCTACGATGTCTCCGATCCTCACATCCACACCTCCATGCCGGACGACGACGGCGTGGAAGTCATGTGCACCATCAGCCTTTCGCCCTTGAACGCCGCAACCCTCCGGCAGCGGCTGGACGAGATTGGCGAGTCCGTGATCATGAGCCAGGTTGGCAACGGGCCGGACGCCGAAGGGAACTACAGGTGGCGGGTCCACGTGCACGTGCCGGACGCTGCTCCGGCTGCAGCAATCATCCGGTCCCTGGGCGAGCCCTCCCAGATCACCATCAGCGAACTGGCGCTGCCCAGGGATCCTGATGCCGATGCGGTGAACACCGGCGGGCATGAACGCTGA
- a CDS encoding DUF3515 domain-containing protein — MHHPQLPLSARAARTAAVGAIAALSLTACSPTVDVTAAKDAANPACAPMMVALPDAIGDSKLRKTNSQATAAWGDPSLVILRCGVNVPGPTTDRCVTVNGIDWVIKEGDPVWTLTTYGREPATEVLMDPDKISSATVLADLAAAAGKVPSSRNCVGQEDLQNLPKSQ, encoded by the coding sequence ATGCACCATCCCCAGCTGCCCCTGTCCGCCCGCGCCGCCAGGACCGCGGCGGTTGGGGCCATTGCCGCCCTTTCACTGACTGCCTGCTCCCCCACCGTTGATGTCACCGCCGCCAAGGACGCCGCCAACCCGGCGTGTGCGCCCATGATGGTGGCCCTGCCGGATGCCATCGGCGATTCCAAACTGCGGAAGACCAACAGCCAGGCCACCGCGGCCTGGGGCGATCCGTCCCTTGTCATTCTCCGTTGCGGCGTGAACGTTCCGGGGCCGACGACCGACCGCTGCGTCACCGTCAACGGCATTGACTGGGTGATCAAGGAAGGCGACCCGGTGTGGACGCTGACCACCTACGGCAGGGAACCCGCCACGGAGGTCCTGATGGACCCTGACAAGATCAGCTCCGCGACAGTGCTGGCGGACTTGGCAGCAGCGGCCGGCAAGGTTCCGTCGTCCCGGAACTGCGTAGGCCAGGAGGATCTGCAGAACCTGCCCAAGAGCCAGTAA
- a CDS encoding NAD(P)H-dependent glycerol-3-phosphate dehydrogenase translates to MTADAKPGAARTVAVLGAGSWGTTFAKILADAATATGTPRAIKLWGRRAEVVEEINTSHRNSDYLKDIVLPESITASTDIREVLAGAELVVVAVPAQSLRPQLREWKDMIAPGAVVVSLMKGLELGTDARMSEVISQELGLPQERIAVVSGPNLAMEIAREEPTASVVACTDSATAGWLARSCTAPYFRPYTTADVVGVEIGGIVKNVIALAVGICEGRQMGDNTKASVITRGLAETSRLALALGGEAKTMAGLAGLGDLVATCSSALSRNHTAGRLLGQGLTLEEVGRKMTQTAEGIKSGQAVHELAGKLGVEMPITAAVVAVLAGKLSVDQLGPVLLSRELKPEGDY, encoded by the coding sequence GTGACCGCTGACGCAAAGCCGGGAGCGGCCCGCACAGTGGCCGTCCTCGGTGCAGGATCGTGGGGAACAACGTTCGCGAAGATCCTGGCCGACGCCGCCACCGCCACCGGTACGCCGCGCGCCATCAAGCTGTGGGGCAGGCGCGCCGAAGTGGTGGAAGAGATCAACACCAGCCACCGCAACAGCGACTACCTCAAGGACATCGTCCTGCCGGAAAGCATCACGGCGTCGACCGACATCCGCGAGGTCCTGGCAGGGGCAGAGCTGGTGGTGGTGGCCGTTCCGGCCCAGTCGCTGCGTCCCCAGCTGCGGGAGTGGAAGGACATGATCGCCCCCGGGGCCGTCGTCGTCTCCCTCATGAAAGGCCTGGAGCTGGGAACCGACGCCCGGATGAGTGAGGTCATCAGCCAGGAACTGGGCCTGCCGCAGGAACGCATCGCGGTCGTCTCAGGCCCCAATCTCGCCATGGAAATTGCCCGTGAGGAACCCACCGCGTCCGTTGTGGCGTGCACGGATTCCGCGACGGCGGGCTGGCTTGCCAGGAGCTGCACCGCCCCCTACTTCCGCCCGTACACCACGGCGGACGTCGTCGGCGTCGAAATTGGCGGCATCGTCAAGAACGTCATCGCGCTGGCCGTGGGCATCTGCGAGGGCAGGCAGATGGGGGACAACACCAAAGCCTCGGTGATTACCCGGGGACTTGCGGAAACATCCCGCCTTGCGCTGGCACTGGGCGGCGAAGCGAAAACCATGGCCGGGCTCGCGGGGCTTGGCGACCTCGTGGCAACGTGTTCCTCCGCGCTCTCCAGGAACCACACGGCCGGCCGGCTGCTGGGACAGGGCCTGACGCTGGAAGAGGTGGGCCGGAAGATGACCCAGACCGCCGAAGGCATCAAGTCCGGCCAGGCCGTCCATGAACTTGCCGGCAAACTCGGCGTCGAAATGCCCATTACTGCCGCCGTCGTGGCGGTGCTGGCAGGCAAGCTGTCCGTTGACCAACTGGGGCCGGTTCTGCTGTCCCGGGAATTGAAACCTGAAGGCGATTACTGA
- a CDS encoding fused MFS/spermidine synthase, with amino-acid sequence MSGRGGSGASRFLRTTGQHATIEPDAFTDGGYVLRIGGAEQSHVNLDRPEDIFYEYLRRIGHLVDLAAPAGEPIRALHLGAGALTLARYIQATRPGSTQYAVELERELLDFVLRHLPMPEGTNLTTVIGDAREALGALDPRLTFDVVILDIFSGPEAPAHIANSGFYREAGERLGPEGLLIVNVGDEPALTLVRSQVAAMRGAMADVGAVAEAGMFQGRYPGNIILAGTQGPWPESWTAELTSRGPHPARVLAGVDLDPFSA; translated from the coding sequence ATGTCCGGCCGCGGCGGCAGTGGCGCCAGCCGCTTCCTGCGGACCACCGGCCAGCACGCCACGATCGAACCCGACGCCTTTACCGATGGCGGTTACGTCCTGCGCATCGGCGGCGCCGAACAGTCACACGTCAACCTTGACCGGCCGGAAGACATCTTCTACGAGTACCTGCGCCGGATCGGGCACCTGGTGGATCTGGCGGCACCGGCCGGGGAACCGATCAGGGCGCTCCACCTGGGGGCAGGGGCTCTGACGCTGGCGCGGTACATCCAGGCGACCCGTCCGGGCTCGACCCAGTACGCGGTGGAGCTGGAACGTGAACTGCTGGACTTTGTCCTGCGGCACCTTCCGATGCCCGAGGGGACAAACCTGACCACCGTCATCGGCGATGCCCGCGAAGCACTCGGTGCGCTTGACCCGCGCCTCACGTTCGACGTCGTGATCCTCGACATCTTCTCCGGCCCGGAGGCACCGGCGCACATCGCCAACAGCGGTTTTTACCGCGAGGCCGGGGAGCGCCTGGGCCCGGAAGGGCTCCTGATCGTGAATGTGGGTGACGAGCCGGCGCTCACGCTCGTCAGGAGCCAGGTGGCGGCGATGCGCGGGGCCATGGCCGATGTGGGCGCCGTTGCCGAGGCCGGCATGTTCCAGGGCAGGTATCCGGGAAACATCATCCTTGCGGGGACCCAGGGCCCTTGGCCGGAATCGTGGACAGCTGAGCTGACATCGCGGGGCCCCCACCCCGCAAGGGTCCTGGCCGGAGTGGACCTGGACCCTTTCTCGGCCTAG
- a CDS encoding ATP-dependent DNA helicase RecG: MNAELELALERRIGKRSAAVIEKHLGITTVQGLLNYFPRRYMSRGELTPITELPLDEDVTLIARVLSSSTRHMQARRGTITDVIVSDDDGQQGLRLVGGRDYTGKVPGTLKISFFNGFKAKNELLQGRRALFSGRVTSFKGKLGLTNPDFQLLDEDPFSDGGQDPEKLAAMPIPVYPATAKLPSWKIQKVIATLLETSDLGGVPDPVPPLVAARENFLPVADAYRLIHVPETAADWKRARDRFRYQEALVLQSALARRRAQLAAEEATARRPVGEGILAAFDQALPFTLTAGQAAVGRTLAGELAQDTPMNRLLQGEVGSGKTVVALRAMLQVVDAGGQAALLAPTEVLAAQHYDSIRRTLGPLSSDGLLGGLAGGNGPSVQVTLLTGSMPTAARKQAMLDAASGTAGIIIGTHALLSDNVSFYDLGLIVVDEQHRFGVEQRDALRAKARKPPHLLVMTATPIPRTVAMTVFGDLETSTLDELPKGRAPITTHLVGLAENPAWAGRIWARAREEIDAGHQVYVVCPKIGTDDDGDFSPGEAAPPGVEAEEARELASVTAVVDHLLAEPSLAGVPLAPLHGRQDPEVKTDTMAGFTANRIKLLVSTTVIEVGVDVHNATLMVILDADRFGISQLHQLRGRVGRGGLPGTCLLVTALEPGHPSRRRLEAVAATTDGFVLSQEDLKLRREGDILGASQSGGRSTLKLLRVLEHEDVIARARDDAQAIVGGDPLLAGHPGLADAIEQYLNPEKEAFLERG; encoded by the coding sequence ATGAACGCTGAGCTGGAACTGGCCCTGGAGCGGCGGATCGGGAAGCGTTCGGCGGCAGTCATTGAGAAACATCTCGGCATAACCACCGTGCAGGGCCTCCTCAACTACTTCCCGCGCCGCTACATGAGCCGCGGTGAGCTGACCCCCATCACGGAGCTGCCGCTGGATGAGGACGTCACCCTTATTGCCAGGGTTCTGTCCAGCAGCACCCGGCATATGCAGGCACGGCGCGGGACCATCACCGACGTCATCGTTTCCGATGACGACGGGCAGCAGGGGCTTCGTCTGGTGGGTGGCCGCGATTACACCGGAAAAGTTCCGGGGACCCTCAAAATCAGCTTCTTCAACGGGTTCAAGGCGAAAAACGAACTCCTGCAGGGACGCCGCGCCCTGTTTTCGGGCAGGGTCACCAGCTTCAAAGGGAAGCTTGGGCTCACCAACCCGGACTTCCAGCTCCTGGACGAGGATCCCTTCAGCGATGGGGGCCAGGACCCCGAGAAACTTGCGGCCATGCCCATCCCGGTCTATCCGGCCACGGCCAAGCTGCCCAGCTGGAAGATCCAGAAGGTGATCGCCACGCTGCTTGAGACCTCGGACCTGGGCGGGGTGCCGGACCCGGTGCCCCCGCTGGTCGCGGCCAGGGAAAACTTCCTGCCCGTGGCCGACGCCTACCGACTCATCCACGTGCCTGAAACCGCCGCCGACTGGAAGCGTGCCCGCGACCGGTTCCGTTACCAGGAAGCCCTGGTGCTGCAGTCAGCGCTTGCCCGGCGCCGGGCCCAGCTCGCCGCGGAGGAAGCCACCGCCCGGCGCCCTGTCGGCGAAGGCATCCTGGCTGCCTTCGACCAGGCGCTGCCCTTTACCCTCACGGCCGGCCAGGCCGCCGTCGGCAGGACCCTCGCCGGGGAGCTGGCGCAGGACACGCCGATGAACCGGCTGCTCCAGGGCGAAGTGGGCTCCGGAAAGACCGTCGTGGCGTTGCGGGCCATGCTCCAGGTGGTGGACGCCGGCGGCCAGGCCGCGCTCCTGGCCCCCACCGAAGTGCTCGCAGCCCAGCATTACGACTCCATCCGCCGCACGCTGGGTCCGCTGTCCAGCGACGGACTCCTGGGCGGCCTGGCCGGAGGCAACGGGCCGTCCGTCCAGGTCACCCTGTTGACCGGGTCCATGCCCACGGCGGCACGGAAGCAAGCCATGCTGGATGCGGCCTCAGGGACGGCCGGGATCATCATCGGCACCCACGCGCTCCTCAGCGACAACGTCTCGTTCTACGACCTGGGCCTGATCGTGGTGGACGAGCAGCACCGCTTCGGAGTGGAACAGCGCGATGCACTGCGGGCCAAGGCCCGGAAGCCGCCGCATCTGCTGGTCATGACCGCCACCCCTATTCCGCGCACCGTGGCAATGACCGTGTTCGGTGACCTCGAAACCTCCACCCTCGATGAACTGCCCAAGGGCAGGGCCCCCATCACCACCCATCTCGTGGGCCTCGCCGAGAACCCCGCCTGGGCGGGACGGATCTGGGCGCGCGCCCGGGAGGAGATCGACGCCGGCCACCAGGTGTACGTGGTCTGTCCCAAGATCGGAACGGACGACGACGGCGACTTCAGCCCCGGGGAGGCCGCACCACCGGGGGTGGAGGCGGAGGAGGCCAGGGAACTGGCGTCCGTCACCGCCGTCGTGGACCACCTGCTGGCTGAGCCCTCACTGGCGGGGGTTCCGCTGGCGCCCCTTCACGGGCGCCAGGACCCCGAGGTGAAAACGGACACCATGGCCGGGTTCACCGCCAACCGCATCAAACTGCTCGTCTCCACCACCGTGATCGAGGTGGGGGTGGATGTGCACAACGCCACCCTGATGGTGATCCTGGACGCCGACAGGTTCGGGATCTCCCAGCTGCACCAGCTTCGCGGGCGGGTGGGCCGCGGCGGGCTGCCCGGAACCTGCCTGTTGGTCACCGCCCTTGAACCCGGCCACCCCAGTCGGAGGCGGCTGGAGGCCGTGGCTGCAACCACTGACGGTTTCGTCCTGTCGCAGGAAGACCTCAAGCTGCGGCGCGAGGGCGATATCCTTGGTGCTTCCCAGTCCGGCGGCCGGTCCACCCTGAAGCTGCTGCGGGTCCTCGAACACGAAGACGTAATAGCCCGGGCCAGGGACGACGCCCAGGCAATCGTCGGCGGTGACCCGCTGCTGGCCGGCCACCCCGGCCTCGCCGATGCCATTGAGCAGTACCTCAACCCCGAGAAGGAGGCGTTCCTTGAACGCGGTTAG
- the murA gene encoding UDP-N-acetylglucosamine 1-carboxyvinyltransferase, producing the protein MSSVLTIRGGVPLTGRVSVRGAKNLVPKAMVAALLGNEPSVLRNVPEIKDVEVVTSLLQLHGVTVEKDPVNGDLTLDPKAAKTAPSTAIDAHAGDSRIPILLCGPLIHAIGEAFIPDLGGCKIGDRPIDYHLDVLRQFGAVVEKRPGGIHISAPKGLHGAKISLPYPSVGATEQVLLSATRAEGITELSGAATEPEIIDLIAVLQKMGAIISVQTDRTIRIEGVRDLGGYNHRALSDRNESASWASAALVTRGDIFVEGASQRDMMTFLNTYRKVGGGMDIGEDGIRFYHKGGKLNPLVLETDVHPGFMTDWQQPLVVALTQAEGVSIVHETVYENRFGFTDALIRMGASIQVHRECLGSVPCRFGQRNFLHSAVISGPTQLKGTDIDVPDLRGGFSHLIAALAATGTSRVTGIDIINRGYERFTEKLAGLGADFDITTTK; encoded by the coding sequence ATGAGTAGTGTTCTGACAATCCGCGGCGGTGTCCCGCTTACAGGCCGCGTCAGCGTCCGTGGGGCAAAGAACCTTGTCCCCAAGGCAATGGTGGCGGCGCTGCTGGGCAACGAACCCTCGGTGTTGCGGAACGTGCCGGAAATCAAGGACGTCGAGGTAGTCACCTCCCTGCTGCAGCTGCATGGCGTGACGGTGGAGAAAGACCCCGTCAACGGCGACCTGACCCTTGACCCCAAGGCTGCCAAGACGGCGCCGAGCACCGCGATCGACGCCCACGCCGGCGACTCCCGCATTCCCATCCTGCTGTGCGGGCCGCTGATCCACGCGATCGGCGAAGCCTTCATCCCTGACCTGGGCGGCTGCAAGATCGGCGACCGGCCCATCGACTACCACCTGGACGTCCTGCGCCAGTTCGGTGCCGTGGTGGAGAAACGCCCCGGCGGCATCCACATCTCGGCGCCCAAAGGCCTTCATGGCGCCAAAATCTCCCTCCCCTACCCTTCTGTGGGGGCCACGGAGCAGGTCCTGCTGAGCGCCACCCGCGCGGAAGGCATCACGGAACTTTCCGGCGCCGCCACCGAACCGGAAATCATCGACCTCATCGCCGTGCTGCAGAAGATGGGCGCCATTATCAGCGTCCAGACTGACCGCACCATCCGCATCGAGGGCGTCCGCGACCTGGGCGGCTACAACCACCGCGCCCTTTCGGACCGCAATGAGTCGGCGTCCTGGGCGTCGGCGGCGCTGGTGACCCGCGGCGACATCTTCGTCGAGGGTGCCTCCCAGCGCGACATGATGACTTTCCTGAACACCTACCGCAAAGTGGGCGGCGGAATGGACATCGGAGAGGACGGCATCCGGTTCTACCACAAGGGCGGCAAGCTGAACCCGCTGGTCCTCGAAACGGACGTCCACCCCGGCTTCATGACCGACTGGCAGCAGCCGCTGGTGGTGGCACTCACCCAGGCCGAGGGCGTCTCGATTGTCCACGAAACGGTGTACGAGAACCGCTTCGGCTTCACGGACGCGCTCATCCGCATGGGTGCCAGCATCCAGGTGCACCGGGAGTGCCTGGGCAGCGTCCCGTGCCGCTTCGGCCAACGGAACTTCCTGCACTCCGCGGTCATTTCCGGCCCCACCCAGCTCAAGGGAACCGACATCGATGTTCCGGACCTCCGCGGCGGCTTCAGCCACCTGATCGCCGCCCTGGCCGCCACGGGAACTTCGCGGGTCACCGGCATCGACATCATCAACCGCGGCTACGAGCGCTTCACCGAGAAGCTTGCTGGCCTCGGTGCCGATTTCGACATCACAACCACGAAGTAG
- a CDS encoding D-alanine--D-alanine ligase family protein — translation MSQDKPTTGQTAPTKKPRVAVLFGGRSSEHAVSCVTAAGVLGAINKDKYEVIPIGIAKTGQWVLAPAETAQWSLAASSLPEVVPSSETVTLAEIGGEHQLIVAAPNQVPQELGAVDVVFPLLHGPFGEDGTIQGLLELSDTRYVGAGVLASAVGMDKHYMKVVFEAAGLHVGPYVVVTDRQWRKDPEAVRKQVDRLGFPVFVKPARAGSSMGISKVDSLEGLDAAIEEARRHDLKLVIEAGIVGREIECAVLEGRGTDAPRTSMPGEISVAGGTHEFYDFNAKYVEDDAAALSCPADMPADAISRVRELAAAAFDAVGAEGLSRVDFFYTPEGELIINEINTMPGFTPKSMYPQMWAATGLGYADLIDELIYLALNRNTGLR, via the coding sequence ATGTCCCAAGACAAACCCACCACAGGCCAAACGGCCCCCACCAAGAAGCCGCGCGTTGCCGTGCTTTTTGGCGGCCGTTCCAGCGAGCACGCCGTGAGCTGCGTCACGGCGGCAGGTGTGCTGGGTGCCATCAATAAGGACAAGTACGAGGTCATCCCCATCGGGATCGCCAAGACCGGGCAGTGGGTTCTCGCCCCCGCCGAGACGGCCCAATGGTCCCTGGCGGCATCATCGCTCCCGGAAGTTGTGCCGTCGTCGGAAACCGTCACCCTGGCCGAGATCGGCGGGGAACACCAGCTGATCGTGGCCGCGCCCAACCAGGTTCCGCAGGAACTGGGCGCCGTCGACGTGGTCTTCCCGCTGCTGCACGGCCCGTTCGGCGAGGACGGCACCATCCAGGGTCTCCTCGAGCTCTCGGATACGCGCTACGTCGGCGCCGGGGTCCTGGCATCGGCCGTCGGCATGGACAAGCACTACATGAAGGTGGTCTTCGAAGCTGCCGGGCTGCACGTGGGCCCGTATGTGGTGGTGACCGACCGGCAGTGGCGCAAGGACCCCGAAGCCGTGCGTAAGCAGGTGGACCGCCTCGGGTTCCCCGTCTTCGTCAAGCCGGCCCGTGCGGGGTCCTCGATGGGCATTTCGAAAGTCGACTCCCTCGAGGGGCTGGACGCCGCCATCGAGGAAGCCCGCCGCCACGACCTCAAGCTTGTGATCGAAGCCGGCATTGTTGGACGCGAAATCGAATGCGCGGTCCTGGAGGGCCGGGGCACGGACGCGCCTCGGACGTCGATGCCCGGCGAAATCTCCGTCGCCGGGGGCACCCACGAGTTCTACGACTTCAACGCCAAGTACGTCGAGGATGACGCCGCAGCCCTCAGCTGCCCGGCCGACATGCCTGCGGACGCTATTTCCCGGGTCCGTGAGCTGGCTGCCGCCGCCTTTGACGCAGTTGGGGCCGAGGGGCTCAGCAGGGTGGACTTCTTCTACACTCCCGAGGGCGAATTGATCATCAATGAGATCAACACCATGCCCGGCTTCACGCCCAAGAGCATGTACCCCCAGATGTGGGCGGCAACAGGATTGGGCTACGCCGACCTCATCGACGAACTGATCTACCTGGCACTGAACCGCAACACCGGACTCCGCTGA
- the rsmD gene encoding 16S rRNA (guanine(966)-N(2))-methyltransferase RsmD translates to MTRIISGSAGGTPLAAVPGSLTRPTTDRVKEALFSRLDAFDVIAGARVLDLYAGSGALGVESGSRGARAVDLVESDAKASAVCQRNADLINGVLGQKTVTVHRSKVEPFLDRAAATAAWDLVFLDPPYPLEDGTLSAVLQKLAVHLGPGAVVVVERSSRSPEPGWPEGMTRFAEKKYGETRLWFAEPFVPDAIAPGDLADGDLADADGAESPGA, encoded by the coding sequence GTGACGCGGATCATCTCCGGGTCCGCCGGCGGCACACCGCTGGCAGCTGTTCCAGGATCGTTGACCCGGCCTACGACGGACCGGGTCAAGGAAGCGCTCTTTTCCCGCCTCGATGCCTTCGACGTGATCGCCGGCGCCCGGGTGCTGGATCTTTATGCCGGTTCCGGTGCCCTGGGCGTGGAAAGCGGCAGCAGGGGAGCGCGGGCGGTGGACCTGGTCGAGTCGGACGCCAAGGCCAGCGCCGTGTGCCAGCGCAACGCTGACCTCATCAATGGAGTGCTGGGCCAGAAAACCGTAACCGTCCACCGCTCCAAGGTGGAGCCGTTCCTTGACCGCGCGGCGGCAACGGCTGCCTGGGACCTGGTGTTCCTGGACCCGCCGTATCCGCTGGAGGACGGCACGCTGTCGGCGGTGCTGCAGAAGCTCGCGGTCCACCTGGGCCCCGGAGCCGTGGTGGTGGTGGAACGCTCCTCGCGGTCACCGGAACCGGGCTGGCCCGAGGGGATGACCAGGTTCGCCGAAAAGAAATACGGGGAGACCAGGCTGTGGTTCGCGGAGCCGTTTGTTCCCGACGCCATCGCCCCCGGTGACTTGGCTGACGGTGACCTGGCTGACGCTGACGGGGCTGAGTCCCCGGGCGCCTAG